The Vibrio tubiashii ATCC 19109 genome has a segment encoding these proteins:
- a CDS encoding type II secretion system protein M, translating to MNKLVNTLQTWWLSISQREQRLVVACSLLVVIGGLYWGVVQPVAERANNAQMRIQSEKQLLSWVKDKADQISQSQGQGGRAVSSLPINQAVSSSVGRFKVELIRVQPRGEQFQVWVAPMPFNQFLNWITFLQETHGIKVVFLDIDKGNQDGMIEVNRLQLGRG from the coding sequence ATGAATAAGTTGGTCAATACCTTACAAACTTGGTGGTTGAGTATTTCACAACGTGAGCAGCGCTTAGTGGTTGCTTGCTCTCTATTGGTGGTCATTGGCGGCCTGTATTGGGGCGTCGTTCAACCTGTCGCCGAGCGAGCAAATAACGCTCAAATGCGCATTCAAAGCGAGAAGCAACTGCTTTCTTGGGTGAAAGACAAAGCGGATCAGATCAGTCAGTCCCAAGGGCAGGGTGGCAGAGCGGTTTCTAGCCTACCTATCAACCAAGCGGTTTCTTCAAGTGTTGGGCGCTTTAAAGTTGAGTTGATTCGTGTCCAACCGCGTGGCGAGCAGTTTCAGGTGTGGGTTGCGCCTATGCCGTTCAATCAGTTCTTAAACTGGATAACCTTTTTGCAAGAGACGCATGGAATCAAGGTGGTATTTCTTGATATCGATAAAGGAAACCAAGACGGTATGATTGAAGTTAATCGACTTCAGCTTGGTAGAGGGTAA